In Candidatus Nitrosotenuis uzonensis, one DNA window encodes the following:
- a CDS encoding Dps family protein produces the protein MSKINIGISDGDRAEVNKILSKVLADEYVLYTKTRNYHWNVVGPQFSEYHKLFSDQYEALDGDIDEIAERIRSLGAMTPATLAEFAKTSRLEEHPGVYPDASTMIANLLVDHETVIRTLRADVDSCVKHNDAGTADFLTGLLEKHEKTAWMLRSMLEK, from the coding sequence ATGAGTAAAATAAACATCGGAATATCTGACGGAGACAGAGCAGAGGTAAACAAGATCCTCAGCAAGGTTCTCGCAGACGAATACGTGCTTTACACCAAGACCAGAAACTACCACTGGAACGTTGTGGGGCCTCAATTCAGTGAATACCACAAGCTGTTCTCAGACCAGTACGAGGCGCTAGATGGCGATATCGATGAGATCGCAGAGAGAATCCGCTCACTTGGAGCAATGACTCCTGCTACACTTGCAGAATTTGCCAAGACCTCAAGGCTTGAGGAACACCCAGGCGTGTATCCTGATGCATCGACCATGATAGCAAACCTGCTAGTGGACCACGAGACAGTCATCCGCACGCTACGCGCAGATGTTGATTCTTGCGTAAAACACAACGACGCTGGAACGGCAGACTTTCTCACAGGACTTTTAGAAAAGCACGAAAAGACCGCATGGATGCTCAGATCCATGCTGGAGAAATAA
- a CDS encoding SHOCT domain-containing protein, with protein sequence MAKQKKPGYIERFLKRADKAIDEAVNQGIKRADEILDDAVEYGKIAASEAEKRSRELRKHAKTEAVKIKSRGEQELTKGLSAARKLAASEKENLETLAKLAELRKAGVITESEFQSKKKKILDRI encoded by the coding sequence ATGGCAAAGCAGAAAAAACCAGGTTACATTGAGAGGTTTTTGAAAAGGGCTGATAAGGCAATAGACGAGGCGGTAAATCAGGGAATCAAGAGAGCTGATGAGATTTTAGATGATGCAGTAGAATACGGCAAAATAGCTGCAAGCGAGGCGGAAAAAAGAAGTCGCGAGCTGCGCAAGCATGCAAAGACTGAAGCTGTCAAGATAAAGTCACGCGGCGAGCAGGAGCTGACAAAGGGATTATCAGCTGCAAGAAAGCTTGCCGCTTCCGAGAAGGAAAACCTCGAGACACTTGCCAAGCTTGCAGAGCTACGCAAGGCAGGTGTCATTACTGAGTCAGAGTTCCAGTCAAAAAAGAAAAAGATTCTCGATAGGATCTAA
- a CDS encoding DUF6659 family protein — protein sequence MLLQEREILFAGLINKNGKIISGGFKPGINLIGEFEREMVFMEHVLMATMNKDFDGCLGRILYTVSKREKVIMINFSIGSFLFLVAVDPMENVDKEVTKIQKSLDNLAFCV from the coding sequence ATGCTATTACAAGAAAGGGAAATACTATTTGCAGGATTAATTAATAAAAATGGGAAGATCATTTCCGGCGGGTTCAAACCTGGCATAAATCTGATCGGTGAATTTGAAAGGGAAATGGTGTTTATGGAACACGTTTTGATGGCAACAATGAACAAAGACTTTGATGGGTGTCTCGGCCGTATATTGTATACTGTATCAAAAAGAGAAAAAGTAATCATGATTAATTTTTCAATAGGCTCGTTTTTGTTTTTGGTTGCAGTCGATCCAATGGAAAATGTTGACAAAGAAGTTACAAAAATTCAAAAAAGCCTTGACAACCTTGCATTCTGTGTTTGA
- a CDS encoding Fur family transcriptional regulator, with the protein MKQQIEDLVATLRKDGFRVTPQRIAIVDYVMNTEEHPSAEHIHKVVQKKYPMVSLSTVYKTLDLLREKRLVNEIEVNGELRFDPNTGEHVNLVCLNCGMIVDGIEDELIEIQNKIAKKAKYMIIRGSLDLFGYCANCRSKFES; encoded by the coding sequence ATGAAGCAACAGATCGAGGATCTAGTAGCTACCCTAAGAAAGGACGGATTCAGGGTTACGCCGCAGAGAATAGCGATCGTAGATTATGTCATGAATACGGAAGAACACCCAAGCGCGGAGCACATACACAAGGTGGTACAGAAAAAATACCCGATGGTGAGTCTTTCCACCGTATACAAGACGCTTGACTTGCTCAGAGAGAAAAGACTTGTCAACGAAATCGAGGTCAACGGAGAGCTTCGATTTGATCCGAATACTGGAGAACACGTAAACCTTGTATGCCTCAACTGTGGTATGATAGTTGACGGCATCGAGGATGAGCTCATCGAGATTCAGAACAAGATAGCAAAGAAAGCAAAGTACATGATAATACGGGGAAGCTTGGATCTGTTCGGATACTGCGCTAACTGCAGATCAAAGTTTGAAAGCTAG
- a CDS encoding 30S ribosomal protein S30e, translated as MATHGSITKAGKVKGQTPKVEGRKRVGTISILRNKNNFRKRFALHRTPGQNKPGQRKRR; from the coding sequence ATGGCAACTCACGGATCCATTACAAAGGCAGGAAAGGTCAAAGGCCAGACGCCAAAAGTAGAAGGCCGCAAGCGAGTGGGCACTATATCTATTCTAAGAAACAAGAACAACTTTAGGAAAAGATTTGCCTTGCACAGAACTCCTGGCCAGAACAAGCCTGGACAGCGAAAGCGACGATAG
- a CDS encoding DUF655 domain-containing protein — protein sequence MERSASPPRKYEEYAYVLDYVTRGKSTTVRGREGIIITAIGEDRLTLLEVLGMPNTTFDIGERIYIGKEGRTKIMSVLGKLEFSKISAAAQSELRNVVNQIVANNEKRFVDYINHAQPLTPRIHALDLIPGIGKTYMKAILDEREKQPFVDFNDLQNRVGLKEPMKQIADRIMDEITGEVKVTLFVKK from the coding sequence TTGGAACGAAGTGCAAGCCCGCCACGCAAGTATGAGGAATACGCATATGTCCTAGACTATGTCACGCGCGGCAAGTCAACTACGGTGCGTGGACGCGAGGGAATTATAATCACTGCAATAGGGGAGGACAGACTCACATTATTAGAAGTTCTAGGAATGCCTAACACTACATTTGATATCGGCGAGAGAATCTACATTGGAAAGGAGGGAAGGACAAAGATAATGTCCGTTCTTGGGAAGCTAGAGTTCTCAAAAATCTCTGCAGCCGCACAATCGGAGCTAAGAAACGTGGTAAACCAGATAGTTGCAAACAACGAGAAGCGATTTGTTGATTACATCAATCACGCTCAGCCTCTGACACCACGAATCCACGCACTTGATCTCATCCCCGGAATCGGCAAGACATACATGAAGGCAATACTTGATGAGCGCGAAAAACAACCATTTGTAGACTTTAACGACCTGCAGAACAGGGTGGGCCTCAAGGAACCAATGAAGCAGATTGCAGACAGGATCATGGATGAGATTACTGGCGAAGTGAAGGTAACTCTCTTTGTCAAAAAGTAA
- a CDS encoding isocitrate/isopropylmalate dehydrogenase family protein gives MVKKATIIKGDGIGPEVVDSMIRVLKECNTQSELILADAGSEQWQKNGEKDPTYIPESTMKLLETTDACFKGPTTTIPKPGAPRSVAVTLRQKFELYSNIRPIKTYKRITPNYDLDFVCFREATEGLYTGIEVQLTDDAAIAIRKITRQGCRRFANSAVEWARKYNMKKFVAITKRNILKVTDGIFLDEINLAAKTVPGLEVQELYIDNMMQQLVVNPSQFNGSVLASTNLFMDIVSELASGIIGSIGLVYSSNMGDRYAMFEAAHGSAPSFKGQNKVNPTAAILSGAWMAEYLGEPHIKQAVFSATEQVINEGKAVTFDIGGNATTTQMTDAIIGAAKERLRK, from the coding sequence TTGGTCAAAAAAGCAACCATCATCAAAGGAGACGGCATAGGGCCGGAGGTGGTTGATTCTATGATCAGGGTGCTAAAAGAGTGCAATACACAGTCCGAGCTGATTTTGGCCGATGCAGGCTCTGAGCAGTGGCAGAAAAACGGTGAAAAGGATCCCACCTACATTCCCGAGTCCACCATGAAACTATTAGAGACTACTGATGCCTGTTTTAAGGGACCGACAACTACAATCCCAAAGCCTGGTGCACCAAGAAGTGTTGCAGTGACATTGCGCCAAAAATTTGAATTATACTCTAACATAAGACCCATCAAGACGTACAAGCGTATCACCCCAAACTATGACCTTGACTTTGTCTGCTTTAGGGAGGCAACAGAAGGCCTCTACACCGGAATAGAAGTCCAGCTCACAGATGATGCAGCCATAGCAATAAGAAAGATAACAAGACAGGGCTGCCGCAGGTTTGCAAATTCGGCAGTAGAATGGGCAAGAAAATACAACATGAAAAAATTTGTCGCAATAACAAAACGCAACATACTCAAGGTAACTGACGGTATATTCCTAGACGAGATAAACTTGGCTGCAAAAACAGTCCCCGGACTTGAGGTTCAGGAACTATACATAGATAACATGATGCAACAACTTGTAGTAAACCCATCCCAGTTCAACGGCTCCGTTCTTGCAAGCACCAATCTGTTCATGGATATAGTATCAGAATTAGCCTCAGGCATAATAGGCTCAATCGGACTAGTATACTCTTCAAACATGGGCGATAGATATGCAATGTTTGAGGCAGCGCACGGTAGCGCCCCGTCCTTTAAGGGTCAAAACAAAGTAAACCCGACAGCAGCAATACTCTCTGGCGCTTGGATGGCAGAATACCTTGGTGAGCCACACATCAAACAAGCCGTGTTCTCCGCAACAGAGCAGGTCATAAACGAGGGCAAGGCAGTTACATTTGATATCGGCGGCAACGCAACCACCACCCAGATGACAGATGCCATAATTGGCGCTGCAAAAGAAAGACTAAGAAAGTAG
- the radA gene encoding DNA repair and recombination protein RadA — MDDIRLDSLDGVGPVTTKKLTDAGIHSIMDLVVRGPVDVAEVTGMDKETAEKIVTKARHLLMEQGLITKDFVTATEIYKRRQDIGKITTGTECLDHLLDGGLETQALTEVYGEFGSGKTQFCLTMCVMCQKPKEEGGLGGGVLYIDSENTFRPERIVSIAKAKGMEPEKVLDNIIVARAYNSAHQTLILEEAGPIIEQHNIKLIIADSAVGLFRSEYLGRGTLSERQQRLNRFMHLLVRTAETYNCAAIATNQVMASPDVFFGDPTKPIGGNVVAHTSTYRIYFKKSGKKRIARMVDSPHHPEEEVIFTVTEGGIADPEDETKKKKKSEEE; from the coding sequence ATGGATGATATACGACTAGACAGCCTCGATGGCGTAGGACCTGTAACTACAAAAAAACTAACTGATGCAGGGATACACAGTATAATGGATTTGGTTGTCCGTGGCCCAGTGGACGTTGCCGAAGTAACTGGCATGGACAAGGAAACCGCAGAAAAGATTGTCACCAAAGCAAGACATCTTTTGATGGAACAGGGTCTGATAACAAAAGACTTTGTTACTGCCACTGAGATTTACAAAAGAAGGCAGGATATTGGCAAAATCACAACAGGAACAGAATGCCTTGATCACCTGCTTGATGGCGGGCTAGAGACACAAGCACTCACGGAAGTTTATGGAGAATTTGGATCTGGAAAGACCCAGTTTTGCCTGACAATGTGTGTGATGTGCCAAAAACCAAAAGAAGAAGGTGGCCTTGGTGGGGGAGTTCTCTACATAGACAGTGAGAACACTTTTCGACCTGAAAGAATAGTTTCGATTGCAAAGGCAAAAGGAATGGAGCCGGAAAAAGTTCTTGACAATATAATAGTTGCAAGAGCATACAACTCGGCACACCAGACACTGATTCTTGAAGAGGCAGGACCTATAATAGAGCAACATAATATCAAGCTGATAATAGCTGATTCTGCAGTTGGATTGTTCCGCTCAGAGTATCTGGGACGTGGAACTTTGTCTGAGAGGCAGCAAAGGCTCAATAGGTTCATGCATCTGCTTGTCAGAACCGCCGAAACGTACAACTGCGCAGCAATTGCAACAAACCAGGTAATGGCTTCTCCAGACGTATTCTTTGGCGATCCGACAAAGCCAATTGGTGGAAATGTAGTTGCACACACAAGTACCTACAGGATATACTTCAAAAAGTCGGGCAAAAAGAGAATTGCCAGAATGGTTGACAGTCCTCATCACCCGGAGGAAGAGGTCATATTTACTGTCACAGAAGGCGGAATTGCAGACCCTGAGGACGAAACAAAGAAAAAGAAAAAATCCGAAGAAGAATAA
- a CDS encoding Lrp/AsnC ligand binding domain-containing protein: MTTAYVLINCELGSEEKVFSELKLINKIKETREVFGAYDIITKIEASSAEIIKDIIATKIRGMERVRSTLTLMGSEKEQN; the protein is encoded by the coding sequence TTGACAACTGCGTACGTTTTGATAAACTGTGAGCTTGGCTCTGAGGAAAAAGTGTTTTCAGAATTAAAACTGATCAACAAGATAAAAGAAACACGTGAAGTGTTTGGCGCATATGATATTATAACAAAAATCGAGGCATCCTCTGCAGAAATAATCAAGGATATAATAGCTACAAAAATTCGAGGTATGGAAAGAGTTCGTTCTACCCTAACTTTGATGGGCAGCGAGAAGGAACAAAATTAG
- a CDS encoding RNA polymerase Rpb4, with the protein MEQVKKSQPISLAEVKEILEKEDAEKMDQIQRWTYDYVTKFAKVDSKSAKKIKQELKKECGLTEEEAVEIVNIMPTSLAELRAFTFGWKKLILAETLEKILQIIKGNS; encoded by the coding sequence ATGGAACAAGTAAAGAAAAGCCAGCCAATATCGTTGGCAGAAGTTAAGGAAATCTTGGAAAAGGAAGATGCTGAAAAAATGGACCAGATTCAGCGTTGGACGTATGATTATGTTACCAAATTTGCCAAAGTTGACTCTAAATCTGCAAAAAAGATAAAACAAGAGCTCAAAAAAGAGTGTGGCCTCACCGAGGAGGAAGCAGTAGAAATTGTGAATATAATGCCTACCTCGCTTGCTGAACTACGCGCATTCACATTCGGATGGAAAAAGCTCATCCTAGCTGAGACGCTAGAAAAAATACTGCAAATCATCAAGGGGAACTCTTAA
- a CDS encoding transcription initiation factor IIB: MTIMQALNANGKCTRCGGPLLTDGSTGEQFCQKCGNVVVECIEDYRPERRSFSDDSVDKSRTGTPNLLAIHDRGLSTTIGTESRDATGKSLSTLMKQNMRRLRIWDSRSQTHESAGRNLRVAFIELDKLKDKLTLSDSITEKAAYIYRKAVGKGLVRGRSIPEVLGAAAYAACRDTGIPRTLNDVSVALNIKKKSISKSYRMLVKELDLKMPVADSIICISKIASKINLDEKAKRHALEILRDASDMEITAGKGPMGLAAAAIYISCLKYNIKISQREISVASGVTEVTIRNRSHGLSKSLTL; the protein is encoded by the coding sequence ATGACAATCATGCAAGCTTTGAACGCTAATGGCAAATGTACTAGATGCGGTGGCCCATTGCTCACGGACGGATCTACTGGTGAGCAATTCTGTCAAAAATGTGGTAATGTGGTAGTGGAATGCATCGAAGATTATCGCCCGGAAAGACGTTCGTTTTCTGATGACTCTGTTGATAAAAGTAGAACTGGAACACCGAACTTACTTGCAATACATGATAGGGGACTGTCTACAACAATAGGAACTGAAAGTAGAGATGCAACAGGAAAATCTCTCTCAACTCTGATGAAGCAAAACATGCGACGCCTTAGAATTTGGGATAGCCGCAGTCAAACCCACGAATCGGCGGGCAGAAACCTTAGAGTAGCATTCATAGAGCTTGACAAACTAAAGGACAAACTCACACTTTCCGATTCAATAACTGAAAAGGCTGCCTATATCTACAGAAAGGCAGTTGGCAAAGGCCTTGTCCGAGGCAGATCCATTCCAGAGGTTCTGGGAGCGGCCGCGTATGCTGCATGCAGAGATACTGGAATTCCGAGGACGCTAAATGATGTATCGGTGGCACTTAACATTAAGAAAAAATCCATCTCAAAGAGCTATAGAATGCTTGTCAAGGAACTGGATCTAAAAATGCCCGTGGCCGATTCTATAATCTGTATCTCCAAGATAGCAAGCAAAATCAATCTTGATGAAAAAGCAAAGCGACACGCACTTGAAATACTCAGAGATGCAAGTGATATGGAGATAACTGCAGGCAAGGGGCCGATGGGACTTGCAGCAGCTGCAATATACATATCATGTTTGAAATACAACATCAAAATATCACAAAGAGAGATCTCTGTGGCATCTGGTGTTACTGAAGTGACGATACGAAACAGATCACATGGCCTGAGCAAATCGCTTACCCTTTGA
- a CDS encoding metallophosphoesterase family protein — translation MIIVQLSDIHVGSQFQESVFEKVIQEVNELKPDAVIVTGDLTNEGLAKEYEKAKKLLARINTGKIIAISGNHDYRNTGYLLFKKHFPFETVNELGGDVVVVTIGTARPDRDEGEVGYRQNLWLERTMKKYENKIKILAMHHHLIGIPDTGSARVEVIDAGDVLRTILSTKVNLVLCGHKHRPWIWNLKELSIVNAGTAASERMRGLFENTYNIITIKNKKIHVDLKIVGGKRMRLESIVENYTRTEE, via the coding sequence ATGATAATAGTCCAATTATCTGACATACATGTTGGCTCGCAGTTCCAAGAGTCTGTATTTGAAAAGGTAATACAAGAGGTCAACGAACTAAAGCCGGACGCAGTCATTGTTACCGGGGATCTTACAAACGAGGGGCTTGCAAAAGAGTATGAAAAGGCAAAAAAACTACTTGCAAGAATTAACACGGGCAAGATAATTGCAATATCTGGCAATCATGACTATAGGAACACTGGGTACTTGTTGTTCAAAAAGCATTTTCCATTTGAGACTGTAAATGAGCTTGGAGGTGATGTCGTAGTTGTGACAATAGGGACTGCAAGGCCTGACAGGGATGAAGGTGAAGTGGGATACAGGCAGAATCTGTGGCTTGAGAGGACGATGAAAAAATACGAAAACAAGATAAAGATTCTTGCAATGCATCATCATCTGATAGGAATTCCAGACACTGGCTCTGCCCGGGTCGAAGTAATTGATGCAGGGGACGTTCTGAGAACTATACTTTCAACCAAGGTCAATCTTGTATTGTGCGGCCACAAGCACAGGCCATGGATATGGAATCTAAAGGAATTATCTATTGTGAATGCGGGCACTGCCGCCTCTGAGAGGATGAGAGGTCTTTTTGAGAACACCTACAATATCATTACAATAAAGAACAAAAAGATTCACGTGGACCTGAAGATTGTTGGAGGCAAGAGGATGCGCCTTGAGAGTATTGTTGAGAATTACACTAGGACCGAGGAGTGA
- a CDS encoding HemK2/MTQ2 family protein methyltransferase: MQNSSSSEETYIPAEDTMFFAGYLEKESGSSALEIGTGSGYLAEILEHNFDLVVRTDLDFNSLVGQRDTNCVCCDGASALRKKFDLIVCNFPYLPSEQILDITTDGGPEGTQVPLHIIETTISCLKTEGKMLLLTSSLANYGKLVREMESKNLSVRIIAKKRMFFEELVLVEARFS, translated from the coding sequence TTGCAAAACAGCTCATCTAGTGAAGAAACGTATATCCCTGCAGAGGATACAATGTTTTTTGCAGGATATCTGGAAAAGGAATCTGGATCATCGGCACTTGAAATAGGTACTGGCTCTGGGTATTTGGCAGAAATACTTGAGCATAATTTTGATCTAGTGGTAAGAACTGATCTTGACTTTAACTCGCTTGTGGGACAAAGGGATACCAACTGCGTATGTTGTGACGGGGCAAGCGCATTGCGCAAAAAATTTGATCTCATAGTCTGCAACTTTCCATATCTTCCATCAGAGCAAATACTTGACATAACAACTGATGGTGGGCCTGAAGGCACACAGGTTCCATTACACATAATAGAGACTACTATATCATGTCTGAAAACTGAGGGCAAGATGCTACTTTTGACGTCATCGCTTGCAAATTATGGAAAACTAGTCCGGGAAATGGAATCAAAAAATCTATCAGTTAGGATAATTGCAAAAAAGAGAATGTTTTTTGAAGAGCTAGTGCTTGTTGAAGCCAGATTTAGTTGA
- a CDS encoding CDGSH iron-sulfur domain-containing protein produces MTRIVKKDATSPLEIKVGGESKWICMCGLSENQPFCDGSHKKTAGEEAGKIYFYEKDGTRRQVSI; encoded by the coding sequence GTGACAAGAATAGTAAAAAAGGACGCAACCAGTCCGCTTGAAATTAAAGTCGGTGGAGAGTCAAAATGGATATGCATGTGCGGACTATCGGAGAACCAACCATTCTGTGATGGCTCCCATAAAAAAACTGCAGGCGAAGAAGCTGGCAAGATCTACTTTTACGAAAAGGACGGAACAAGAAGACAGGTATCAATTTAG
- a CDS encoding ribosomal RNA small subunit methyltransferase A — MSKSKRQRLGQHFLKSQSIARDMVDAANITKKDIVFEIGTGRGILTPLLCQNAKHVISAEADRDLYSEALVSFADIENLDLVRANGFEIAPKFSVFVSSLPYSKSRQAIEYLAQASFSRAVIMVQKEFADKLGYEGKAIRAISVIANHAFEIEKIMDVGRHNFEPPPKVDSVVLRLRKKAVLSEKLVRTVNLLFSYRRKTISNIAKKFGKSIQSEKRLEELGSDEVIRLAKQLI; from the coding sequence TTGTCAAAAAGTAAACGGCAAAGACTAGGGCAGCACTTTTTAAAATCTCAAAGCATCGCAAGGGATATGGTCGATGCGGCAAATATAACAAAAAAGGATATCGTCTTTGAGATAGGAACGGGCAGGGGAATACTAACACCGCTTTTATGTCAGAATGCAAAGCACGTAATCTCAGCTGAGGCAGACAGGGACCTATACTCTGAGGCGCTTGTGAGTTTTGCCGACATAGAAAATCTTGACCTTGTGCGTGCAAACGGCTTTGAGATTGCGCCTAAATTCTCCGTGTTTGTCTCCAGCCTGCCATACTCAAAAAGCAGGCAGGCAATAGAGTATCTGGCGCAGGCAAGCTTCTCTCGTGCGGTAATAATGGTGCAAAAAGAGTTTGCCGACAAGCTAGGCTATGAAGGCAAGGCTATACGTGCAATATCGGTGATTGCAAATCATGCGTTTGAGATTGAAAAGATTATGGACGTTGGAAGACACAACTTTGAGCCGCCTCCAAAGGTAGACTCGGTAGTACTGCGTCTGAGGAAAAAGGCAGTCTTGTCAGAAAAGCTTGTACGTACAGTCAATCTACTTTTTTCATACAGGCGCAAGACGATTTCCAACATTGCAAAAAAATTCGGAAAGAGCATACAATCAGAGAAGCGACTGGAAGAGCTTGGGAGTGACGAGGTGATAAGACTTGCAAAACAGCTCATCTAG
- a CDS encoding 50S ribosomal protein L21: protein MTTKKPSGHSHGFRHKSRAALTKEAPRGVAFLMREYHVGDQALVIIDPRQHKSLPHRRYHGKVGTITEVGRRAVTMDVKLGNKTKTLITRLDHIKPFGVK from the coding sequence ATGACTACTAAGAAGCCGTCTGGCCACTCGCATGGGTTTAGACACAAATCAAGGGCAGCTCTTACAAAAGAGGCTCCACGAGGAGTGGCATTTCTGATGAGAGAGTATCATGTAGGAGACCAGGCTCTGGTAATCATAGATCCAAGACAGCACAAGTCGCTGCCACACAGGAGATACCATGGAAAGGTAGGCACAATAACTGAAGTAGGCAGAAGGGCAGTTACTATGGATGTTAAGCTGGGTAACAAGACGAAAACCTTAATCACTAGATTGGACCATATCAAACCGTTCGGTGTAAAGTAA
- a CDS encoding fluoride efflux transporter FluC: protein MKGIEILLLAAGGVIGTLVRYRITESQLVLGAFYANVLVVNVVGSFILGVFVVLSQQWNLDTKYALFVAVGFCGSLTTMSAFALQSTTMIDNKQFGLLAANILANVGLSIGAIFAGRTLAELVLR, encoded by the coding sequence ATGAAAGGAATAGAGATACTATTATTGGCAGCGGGCGGAGTTATCGGCACACTGGTACGATATAGAATAACCGAATCTCAGCTTGTACTTGGGGCATTCTATGCTAACGTACTGGTCGTAAACGTAGTTGGGAGTTTTATTCTGGGAGTGTTTGTGGTACTCTCGCAACAGTGGAACCTTGATACCAAGTACGCACTTTTTGTGGCAGTCGGTTTTTGCGGCTCACTGACCACAATGTCAGCTTTTGCACTTCAATCAACTACTATGATAGATAACAAACAGTTTGGATTACTGGCAGCAAACATACTTGCAAACGTAGGCCTCTCAATAGGAGCAATATTTGCTGGCAGAACACTAGCTGAGTTGGTATTGCGATAA